Proteins found in one Nostoc sp. NIES-3756 genomic segment:
- the glyA gene encoding serine hydroxymethyltransferase produces MTRTNSDFLNNSDPAIAGLINQELQRQRDHLELIASENFTSAAVLAAQGSVLTNKYAEGLPGKRYYGGCEFVDKIEQIAIDRAKQLFGSAHANVQPHSGAQANFAVFLTLLEPGDTIMGMDLSHGGHLTHGSPVNVSGKWFQVRHYGVSQKTEQLDYDQIRELALRERPKLLICGYSAYPRIIDFEKFRSIADEVGAYLLADIAHIAGLVATGLHPNPIPYCDVVTTTTHKTLRGPRGGLILTRDAELGKKFDKSVFPGTQGGPLEHVIAGKAVAFGEALKPEFKEYSAQVIKNANALATQLQNRGLKLVSDGTENHLMLVDLRSVNMTGKRADQLVSEVNITANKNTVPFDPQSPFVTSGLRLGSPAMTTRGMGVDEFTEIGNIIADRLLNPDSETVAQDCKRRVAALCDRFPLYPHLEIPVPVLA; encoded by the coding sequence GTGACAAGAACAAACTCAGATTTTCTCAATAATTCTGATCCGGCGATCGCAGGATTAATTAATCAAGAACTCCAACGTCAACGCGACCACTTGGAGTTAATTGCTAGTGAAAACTTTACCTCTGCGGCTGTATTGGCAGCTCAGGGTTCGGTACTGACAAATAAATACGCTGAGGGTTTACCAGGAAAGCGTTATTACGGTGGTTGTGAATTTGTCGATAAAATCGAGCAAATCGCCATCGACCGCGCTAAACAGCTATTTGGCTCGGCTCACGCCAACGTCCAACCCCACTCCGGCGCACAAGCTAATTTTGCCGTCTTCCTGACATTACTGGAGCCAGGAGACACAATCATGGGGATGGATTTGTCTCATGGTGGACACCTCACCCACGGTTCCCCTGTCAACGTTTCCGGGAAGTGGTTCCAAGTCCGCCACTACGGCGTGAGCCAAAAAACAGAACAACTAGACTACGACCAAATTCGTGAGCTGGCGCTGAGGGAGCGTCCCAAGCTCTTAATTTGTGGTTACTCTGCTTATCCTCGAATTATTGACTTTGAAAAATTCCGTAGCATCGCTGATGAAGTTGGTGCTTATTTGCTGGCGGACATTGCTCACATTGCCGGTTTAGTCGCAACTGGACTCCACCCCAACCCAATACCTTACTGTGATGTAGTCACAACCACCACCCATAAAACATTGCGTGGCCCCAGAGGTGGTTTAATTTTGACCCGTGACGCAGAACTAGGGAAGAAATTTGATAAATCAGTTTTCCCCGGAACACAAGGTGGGCCTTTAGAACATGTAATTGCTGGGAAAGCAGTTGCTTTTGGTGAAGCTTTAAAGCCTGAGTTTAAAGAATACTCGGCACAAGTAATTAAAAACGCCAATGCTTTGGCAACTCAACTACAAAATCGTGGTTTAAAACTAGTATCAGATGGTACTGAAAACCATTTAATGTTAGTAGATTTGCGGTCTGTGAATATGACAGGTAAACGGGCAGACCAGTTAGTGAGTGAAGTAAATATCACCGCTAACAAAAATACCGTTCCCTTCGATCCCCAATCACCATTCGTTACCAGTGGCTTGCGTTTAGGTTCCCCAGCTATGACAACAAGGGGTATGGGAGTAGATGAATTTACCGAAATCGGTAATATTATCGCCGATCGCCTACTCAACCCAGACTCAGAAACAGTAGCCCAAGATTGTAAACGCCGGGTAGCCGCATTGTGCGATCGCTTCCCCTTGTATCCACACTTGGAAATTCCTGTGCCTGTCTTGGCATAG
- the petN gene encoding cytochrome b6-f complex subunit PetN, with amino-acid sequence MAILTLGWVSLLVVFTWSIAMVVWGRNGL; translated from the coding sequence ATGGCGATTTTGACACTGGGATGGGTATCACTGTTAGTTGTGTTTACTTGGTCGATTGCGATGGTAGTTTGGGGACGTAACGGACTGTAG
- the rpsF gene encoding 30S ribosomal protein S6 — protein sequence MSTVYETLYILRPDLTDEQVDQAIAKYQTILQDQGATDLEIQNRGKRRLAYEIKKQRDGVYVQFNYNAPGNAIAPLERAMRLSEEVIRYLTVKQEVTEEKEDKVAVTA from the coding sequence ATGTCCACAGTTTACGAAACTTTATACATCCTACGCCCTGACCTGACAGATGAGCAGGTAGATCAAGCGATCGCTAAATACCAAACCATACTTCAAGATCAGGGTGCGACTGATCTGGAAATTCAAAATCGGGGTAAGCGCCGTCTAGCTTATGAAATCAAAAAGCAGCGTGATGGAGTTTACGTTCAATTTAACTACAACGCACCTGGAAATGCGATCGCACCTTTAGAGCGTGCTATGCGGTTGAGCGAAGAAGTAATTCGTTACTTGACAGTTAAGCAAGAAGTAACCGAAGAAAAAGAAGACAAAGTGGCTGTGACCGCTTAA
- a CDS encoding GAF domain-containing sensor histidine kinase — protein sequence MENLYQTQPLQKATEREHQLDMKTALSMIIARIRQSLDIEAILQITVTEVRQLLQTDRVGVLRFYPELGWEGEFIYEDVGSEWSSVLTAKLGDRCFGEEFAQPYQYGQITATADIYEPRISDCQIQTLEKFQVRANITAPLMKGKDLWGLLCIHQCGKPRQWDASEIEFVQLIAEHLGVALQQAEYLEQVKAQSAQLAQAKAREKAAQWQRSMAIAIEKIRQSLDLESIFLTSTTEIRNLVNADRVAIYRFNPDWSGEFVFESVADGWVSLIDEQVKNAEIRKNVSECSAKDLATIPVVDTYLQQTEGGLFTKCEIYRVCNDIYDAGFSDCYIKVLESYQARAYVIIAIYHAQKLWGLLAIYQNTSKREWQEDEVYLLTQISTQLGVALQQAEYLQQLQTQAAELTKAAERQRALANTVEKIRHSLDIDTIFKTATQEVLGLLEVERVAIYRFYPDWSGEFVADSIIDGWTPIVKPQPVTERLLLQRTQAGKYARNEVFVPISQGDKLWGLLVAYQNSQPRYWQDEEINLLAQVGVQLGVALQQAETVKQMQVQAAQLAKAAQREKALASTVEKIRHSLDLNTIFATSTQEVRRLLEVDRVIIYRFQPDWSGEFVAESLAEGWTPVKQLQPVVTNDYLQRTQGGYFVNGKILVIKDIYGSDYSQYHIALIEAMEARAYIIVPIFQGDKLWGLLGAYQNINPRDWQEDEVDLLVQIGTQLGVGIQQAELLEKTQRQKEEIIYTLKELQVTQSQLIQSEKMAGLGQLVAGFAHEINNPISFIYGNITYVNEHIDNLFKLLNIYQQKIELKEEVTAIDLDYIAEDLPKILNSMRLGAERISQLVLSLRTFARLDEAEMKPVNLHEGIDSTLLIVQHRLQENTSHSLIEVVKEYGSLPEVMCYAAQMNQVFMNIINNAIDAIEHSQNARKKNKKPQIKISTKLEKQTIIICIADNGCGIPEKMRSRIFEPFFTTKQPGQGTGLGLSISYQIVVEKHGGQIKCISEAGKGTEFWIEIPVNS from the coding sequence ATGGAAAACTTGTATCAAACACAACCCCTACAAAAAGCTACCGAGCGAGAACATCAATTAGACATGAAAACGGCTTTGTCTATGATAATTGCTCGGATTCGCCAGTCATTGGATATAGAAGCGATATTGCAAATTACTGTTACGGAAGTACGTCAATTATTACAGACTGATCGGGTAGGAGTGTTACGTTTTTATCCTGAGTTGGGATGGGAAGGCGAATTTATTTATGAGGATGTAGGTAGTGAATGGAGTTCTGTCCTCACAGCTAAACTTGGCGATCGCTGTTTTGGTGAGGAGTTTGCTCAACCCTATCAGTATGGACAAATTACAGCAACGGCGGATATTTACGAACCCAGAATTAGTGATTGTCAAATTCAGACATTAGAGAAGTTTCAAGTACGTGCTAATATAACCGCTCCCTTGATGAAGGGAAAAGATTTATGGGGATTACTATGTATTCATCAATGTGGCAAACCTAGACAATGGGACGCATCAGAAATTGAGTTTGTCCAATTAATTGCTGAACATTTAGGAGTGGCTTTACAACAAGCAGAATATTTAGAACAGGTAAAAGCACAATCAGCACAGTTAGCACAAGCCAAAGCCAGAGAAAAAGCTGCACAATGGCAAAGAAGTATGGCGATCGCTATTGAAAAAATTCGCCAGTCCCTTGATTTAGAAAGTATTTTCCTCACCAGTACCACAGAGATTAGAAATCTAGTGAATGCTGATCGCGTGGCTATTTATCGTTTTAATCCAGATTGGAGTGGAGAATTTGTCTTTGAATCAGTAGCTGATGGTTGGGTTTCTCTGATAGATGAACAGGTAAAAAACGCAGAAATCAGAAAAAATGTTAGTGAATGTAGCGCCAAGGATTTAGCTACTATCCCTGTAGTAGATACTTACCTACAACAAACAGAAGGTGGACTTTTTACCAAATGTGAAATTTATCGTGTCTGTAATGATATTTATGATGCAGGCTTTAGCGATTGCTACATCAAGGTATTAGAAAGTTATCAAGCTAGAGCTTATGTAATTATTGCTATTTACCACGCTCAAAAACTGTGGGGCTTACTTGCAATTTATCAAAATACCAGCAAGCGTGAATGGCAAGAAGATGAGGTATATTTACTCACTCAAATTAGCACCCAACTGGGTGTAGCCTTGCAGCAAGCAGAATATTTGCAACAACTACAAACCCAAGCCGCAGAACTTACCAAAGCTGCGGAAAGACAGAGAGCATTAGCTAACACCGTAGAAAAAATTCGTCACTCTCTTGATATTGATACTATCTTCAAAACAGCTACTCAAGAAGTCTTAGGGCTATTAGAAGTAGAAAGAGTAGCCATTTATCGTTTCTATCCTGACTGGAGTGGTGAATTTGTTGCTGATTCCATTATTGATGGCTGGACACCAATAGTTAAACCACAGCCTGTAACAGAAAGGCTACTGCTGCAAAGAACCCAAGCTGGTAAATATGCACGTAACGAGGTTTTTGTCCCTATTTCTCAAGGTGATAAGTTGTGGGGATTACTAGTAGCTTATCAAAACTCTCAACCCCGTTATTGGCAAGATGAAGAAATTAACTTACTTGCTCAAGTCGGGGTGCAGCTAGGAGTAGCCTTACAGCAAGCAGAAACTGTAAAACAGATGCAAGTCCAAGCCGCACAATTAGCTAAAGCTGCACAAAGAGAAAAAGCATTAGCCTCTACAGTAGAGAAAATCCGCCATTCCCTCGACTTAAATACTATTTTTGCTACTAGCACCCAAGAAGTCCGGCGACTTTTAGAAGTAGATCGAGTAATTATTTATCGTTTTCAACCTGACTGGAGTGGCGAATTTGTTGCTGAATCTTTAGCTGAGGGTTGGACACCAGTTAAACAACTTCAGCCTGTGGTTACAAATGATTATTTACAAAGAACTCAAGGAGGATATTTTGTTAACGGCAAAATTTTAGTTATTAAAGATATTTATGGTAGCGATTATTCTCAATATCATATTGCTCTGATTGAAGCGATGGAAGCAAGAGCATACATAATTGTCCCAATTTTTCAAGGCGATAAGCTTTGGGGATTGTTAGGTGCTTATCAAAATATTAACCCCCGTGATTGGCAAGAAGATGAAGTAGATTTATTAGTACAGATTGGCACTCAATTGGGTGTAGGAATCCAGCAAGCCGAATTACTCGAAAAAACGCAACGTCAAAAAGAAGAAATAATATATACACTTAAAGAATTACAGGTGACTCAAAGCCAATTAATTCAAAGTGAAAAAATGGCTGGCTTGGGACAATTAGTTGCTGGATTTGCCCATGAAATTAATAACCCTATTAGTTTTATTTACGGTAACATTACTTACGTTAATGAACACATTGATAATTTATTTAAGCTATTAAATATTTATCAACAGAAGATAGAACTTAAAGAGGAAGTAACAGCAATAGATTTAGATTATATTGCTGAGGATTTGCCAAAAATACTCAATTCTATGAGACTGGGTGCTGAAAGAATTTCACAGTTAGTATTATCTTTGCGCACTTTTGCTCGGCTTGACGAAGCTGAAATGAAACCAGTTAATTTGCATGAAGGTATTGATAGCACTTTACTAATAGTGCAACATCGGCTGCAAGAAAATACTAGTCATTCCTTGATAGAGGTTGTGAAAGAATACGGTTCTCTACCAGAAGTAATGTGTTATGCAGCCCAAATGAATCAAGTGTTTATGAATATTATTAATAACGCTATTGATGCCATAGAACATTCTCAAAATGCCAGGAAAAAAAATAAAAAGCCACAAATTAAAATCAGTACAAAGTTGGAAAAGCAGACAATTATAATTTGTATTGCTGATAATGGTTGTGGTATTCCAGAAAAGATGCGATCGCGCATTTTTGAACCCTTCTTCACCACCAAGCAACCAGGACAAGGTACAGGTTTAGGTTTATCTATTAGTTATCAGATTGTTGTCGAAAAACATGGTGGACAAATTAAATGTATTTCCGAAGCAGGTAAGGGTACTGAGTTTTGGATAGAAATACCAGTTAATTCGTAA
- a CDS encoding fumarylacetoacetate hydrolase family protein, whose product MAQRYVRVQNQEGKVYYGLLQPSFNVQVLDAPPWLQGQPTDLILEPDYYQILAPCAPSKIIAVGKNYANHAAEMGTPVPSEPLIFLKPPTTIIASETEIKYPQQSQRVDYEGELALIIGDRACNCTPEEAQTKIWGYTIANDVTARDLQQKDGQWTRAKGFDTFCPIGPWIVRELSPGAKLQTYLNDDINPVQSAGIDQMVFAPDFLVSYISQVMTLLPGDVVLTGTPEGVGALHTGDRIRVEIEGIGRLENTVATR is encoded by the coding sequence ATGGCGCAGCGCTACGTGCGAGTTCAAAACCAAGAAGGTAAAGTCTACTATGGGTTGCTACAACCATCTTTCAATGTGCAGGTTCTAGATGCTCCACCGTGGCTACAGGGACAACCGACAGATTTAATTTTAGAACCGGACTATTATCAAATTTTGGCTCCCTGCGCTCCTTCTAAAATTATCGCAGTGGGCAAAAATTACGCCAATCATGCAGCCGAAATGGGAACACCTGTACCTAGTGAACCACTGATTTTTCTCAAACCACCAACAACAATTATCGCTTCGGAAACAGAAATAAAATATCCTCAGCAGTCGCAACGGGTGGATTATGAAGGAGAATTAGCACTAATAATTGGCGATCGCGCTTGTAACTGTACACCAGAAGAAGCCCAAACCAAAATTTGGGGCTATACCATCGCCAATGATGTGACAGCACGCGATTTACAGCAGAAAGATGGACAATGGACTAGAGCCAAGGGATTTGATACTTTCTGCCCCATAGGGCCTTGGATTGTTCGAGAATTGAGTCCAGGGGCAAAATTACAAACTTACCTCAACGATGACATCAATCCTGTACAATCGGCTGGGATTGACCAAATGGTATTTGCCCCCGATTTTTTGGTGTCATATATTAGTCAGGTAATGACATTACTACCTGGTGATGTAGTGTTAACGGGTACGCCAGAGGGTGTAGGGGCATTGCATACAGGCGATCGCATTCGTGTAGAAATTGAAGGTATTGGTCGCTTAGAAAACACCGTAGCTACCCGTTAA
- a CDS encoding Tic20 family protein, which produces MTWRGSTTIQDRLFACLPYLLPLIEVFAFGQFFLTEFPALQVLFLPLIPLLRIYYGVRYAGLIIFFALWLLVVRNEKISHFIRFNTMQAILLDIIVFLCGILTDIVGLIPAGGFATQTLYTTIFLGIIAAVVYSIANSLLGRYAEIPAISDAVHMQVR; this is translated from the coding sequence ATGACATGGCGCGGGTCTACAACCATTCAAGATAGACTTTTTGCTTGTTTACCTTACCTGCTTCCTTTGATTGAGGTTTTTGCCTTTGGTCAATTTTTTCTGACAGAGTTTCCAGCTTTGCAAGTGCTGTTTCTCCCCCTGATTCCATTACTGAGAATTTACTACGGCGTTCGTTATGCTGGTTTAATTATTTTCTTCGCTTTATGGTTATTAGTCGTCAGAAACGAGAAAATTAGTCATTTTATTCGTTTCAACACCATGCAGGCCATCTTGTTAGACATCATTGTCTTTTTATGTGGCATCCTCACAGATATAGTCGGGTTAATTCCGGCTGGCGGCTTTGCCACACAAACACTATACACAACAATATTTTTAGGCATTATTGCTGCTGTTGTTTATTCTATTGCCAACTCCTTGCTAGGACGTTACGCAGAAATTCCCGCAATCTCAGATGCAGTTCATATGCAGGTGCGCTAG
- a CDS encoding Npun_F5560 family protein, whose amino-acid sequence MSQTDTPNIQALSTEISQLRQELQLRDQLVQQLSQELFRLVKGNTNFMPVRTEPDPDLSQLQALREQLQAVEQQLRFYQEQITERDTEIYQLRQSVQELTDRSRMLEQVVQELPQIYRRKFEERMAPVREKVAVLQRENRQLQAELQSVSYRLALKTRTSSHSGIDLPNFPRPVSGQGGMPSVQNA is encoded by the coding sequence GTGAGCCAAACTGATACACCAAATATCCAAGCTCTATCGACGGAAATATCGCAGCTGCGTCAAGAACTACAGTTGCGGGATCAACTAGTACAACAGCTATCTCAAGAACTCTTCCGGCTGGTGAAGGGCAACACTAATTTCATGCCCGTGCGGACAGAGCCAGATCCTGATTTAAGTCAGTTACAAGCCTTGCGAGAACAACTACAAGCTGTGGAACAGCAATTGAGGTTCTATCAAGAGCAAATTACAGAACGTGATACTGAAATTTACCAACTGCGTCAGTCAGTACAGGAACTAACTGATCGTAGTCGGATGCTAGAGCAGGTAGTACAGGAATTACCTCAAATTTACCGCCGTAAATTTGAAGAACGTATGGCTCCAGTTAGAGAAAAAGTAGCAGTACTACAGCGAGAAAATCGGCAATTGCAAGCAGAACTGCAAAGCGTGAGTTATCGTCTGGCATTAAAAACCCGTACTTCTAGCCACAGTGGGATAGATTTACCAAACTTCCCCCGTCCAGTATCAGGACAAGGTGGTATGCCTAGTGTGCAGAATGCTTAA
- a CDS encoding STAS domain-containing protein, with the protein MTITQEPQLVLFKPQGSIDLQGGLALTEQMSQAGSQPDQLWVIDLAEVDFMDSSGLVSLIKGLTSARQFGCRLVLCNVQTPVRLILELTQLDSVFEIFDTYEDILTLVNGGNLALVS; encoded by the coding sequence ATGACTATTACACAAGAACCACAACTAGTTTTGTTCAAGCCCCAAGGTAGTATAGATTTGCAAGGTGGCTTGGCTTTGACAGAACAAATGAGTCAGGCAGGCTCCCAACCAGATCAACTCTGGGTTATTGATTTAGCAGAGGTAGATTTTATGGATAGCTCTGGGTTAGTTTCACTAATTAAAGGACTTACTTCTGCAAGGCAATTTGGTTGTCGCTTAGTTCTGTGTAATGTACAAACTCCAGTCAGATTGATTTTAGAACTCACTCAACTAGATTCTGTGTTTGAAATTTTCGACACTTACGAAGATATTCTTACGCTCGTTAACGGTGGTAATCTCGCTTTAGTGAGCTAA
- a CDS encoding DedA family protein, which produces MSLELISLENIQEFAHQYGYWAIFLGILLENLGLPIPGETVTLVGGFLAGSDELNYWLVLSVAVTGAVIGANCGYWVGKLGGWPFLLRIGKIFRVSEERLLNIKEQFSQNAGKAVFFGRFFALLRIFAAPLAGIAEMPFGKFFAYNLAGATAWASLMVTLAFFAGKVISLEQLVAWVSQFAIVAVLILAALIFVPIWLESRQVKRAAGE; this is translated from the coding sequence ATGTCTCTTGAGCTGATTTCACTAGAAAACATTCAGGAGTTTGCCCATCAGTACGGTTACTGGGCGATTTTTTTAGGAATATTACTAGAAAATTTGGGTCTTCCCATACCTGGTGAAACTGTAACTCTAGTGGGTGGATTTTTGGCTGGCAGTGATGAATTGAATTACTGGCTAGTTCTCAGTGTCGCCGTTACTGGAGCTGTAATTGGCGCTAATTGCGGCTACTGGGTTGGGAAACTAGGTGGTTGGCCTTTCTTGCTGCGAATAGGTAAAATTTTTCGGGTTTCTGAAGAAAGATTATTAAATATCAAAGAACAATTTAGTCAAAATGCTGGCAAAGCTGTATTTTTTGGACGCTTTTTTGCATTGTTAAGAATTTTTGCGGCTCCTTTGGCAGGTATAGCTGAGATGCCTTTTGGAAAATTCTTTGCATATAACTTAGCAGGGGCGACTGCTTGGGCTAGTTTGATGGTGACATTAGCCTTTTTCGCAGGTAAAGTAATTTCCCTTGAACAATTAGTTGCTTGGGTAAGTCAGTTTGCTATTGTAGCTGTCCTCATACTGGCGGCGTTGATTTTCGTGCCGATATGGCTGGAGTCTCGTCAGGTTAAACGGGCGGCTGGAGAATAG
- a CDS encoding competence/damage-inducible protein A, whose translation MSAEIICVGTELLLGDILNGNAQYLAQQLAQLGIPHYHQTVVGDNPDRIKQVIEIAIPRAKILIFTGGLGPTPDDLTCETIADFFGSPLVERPEIIEDISQKFAQRGRVMTPSNRKQALIPQGADILPNPTGTAPGIIWQPRPDVTIFTFPGVPSEMHRMWEETAVPFLKSQGWGQEIIYSRSLKFWGIGESALAEKVTDLLNLPNPTVAPYAGKGEVRLRVCAKAPSEAAAEALIVPVEKQIKEIAGLDFYGVNNDTLASVVGGLLRAAGETLSVAESCTGGLLGQMLTDISGSSDYFWGGVISYDNSVKQGLLGVKAEDLEKWGAVSDTVAEQMAIGVKTRLSTTWGLSITGIAGPTGGTDTKPVGLVYIGLAGPKDEAKSFKYQFGKMRDRSFIRHLSASTALDLLRRKLLTK comes from the coding sequence ATGAGTGCAGAAATTATTTGTGTTGGTACTGAACTGCTTTTAGGAGATATTCTTAATGGTAATGCTCAATATCTAGCGCAGCAGCTAGCTCAACTAGGTATTCCTCATTATCATCAAACTGTAGTTGGGGATAATCCAGACAGAATTAAGCAGGTTATAGAAATTGCTATTCCCAGAGCCAAAATTTTGATTTTTACAGGTGGACTAGGCCCCACACCAGACGATCTCACTTGTGAAACCATTGCTGATTTTTTTGGCTCACCTTTGGTAGAACGTCCAGAAATTATTGAAGATATTAGCCAAAAATTTGCTCAACGCGGTCGAGTAATGACCCCAAGCAACCGCAAACAAGCCTTAATTCCCCAAGGGGCAGACATTTTACCTAATCCCACTGGTACAGCCCCCGGTATCATCTGGCAACCCCGTCCTGATGTGACAATTTTCACTTTTCCTGGTGTACCTAGTGAAATGCACCGGATGTGGGAAGAAACAGCCGTACCGTTTCTCAAAAGTCAAGGCTGGGGACAAGAAATTATTTATAGTCGCAGTCTCAAGTTTTGGGGTATTGGGGAATCTGCTTTAGCGGAAAAGGTGACAGATTTACTCAACTTGCCTAACCCCACAGTAGCGCCCTATGCAGGCAAAGGAGAGGTAAGGCTGCGTGTTTGTGCAAAAGCACCTTCAGAAGCCGCCGCAGAGGCTTTAATTGTGCCTGTAGAAAAGCAAATTAAAGAGATTGCTGGCTTAGATTTTTATGGTGTCAATAATGATACCTTAGCTTCCGTGGTGGGTGGGTTGTTGCGTGCAGCCGGGGAAACTCTATCAGTAGCCGAGTCTTGTACTGGTGGTTTGCTAGGACAAATGTTAACGGACATTTCCGGCAGTTCTGATTATTTTTGGGGTGGTGTCATTTCCTATGACAACTCGGTGAAGCAAGGGTTGTTGGGAGTGAAGGCGGAAGATTTAGAGAAATGGGGTGCAGTCAGTGATACTGTTGCCGAACAAATGGCTATAGGTGTGAAAACTCGTCTGTCAACAACGTGGGGATTGAGTATTACAGGTATTGCTGGGCCTACTGGGGGAACGGATACAAAGCCTGTGGGGTTGGTTTATATCGGGTTAGCGGGGCCAAAAGATGAAGCCAAAAGCTTTAAATATCAGTTCGGCAAAATGCGCGATCGCTCTTTTATCCGTCATTTAAGTGCATCTACAGCACTAGATTTACTCCGCCGCAAATTATTGACTAAGTAA
- a CDS encoding 3'-5' exonuclease has protein sequence MELEQTSYYLIVDLEATCSDDGSIPRHEMEIIEIGAVMLNRKTWAIDSEFQQFIQPIRNPQLTKFCTQLTSIRQEDVNQAPIFIEAISRFKEWINSSFNHHIFCSWGDYDKNQFIQDCKFHNIPYPFGTEHINIKKEFSEYLGVSKRFGMAQALQYLGMELIGTHHRGIDDARNIAAIYKYMKTKKLS, from the coding sequence ATGGAACTTGAACAAACATCATATTATTTAATTGTTGATTTAGAAGCAACTTGCTCGGATGATGGTAGCATTCCTCGGCACGAAATGGAAATTATAGAAATTGGTGCGGTAATGCTCAATAGAAAAACATGGGCAATTGATTCAGAATTTCAGCAATTTATTCAACCAATCAGAAATCCACAACTTACGAAATTTTGTACACAATTAACTAGCATTCGCCAAGAGGATGTTAACCAAGCACCAATATTTATAGAAGCAATTTCCCGTTTTAAAGAGTGGATAAATTCATCATTTAATCATCACATATTTTGCTCTTGGGGAGATTATGATAAAAATCAATTTATCCAAGATTGTAAGTTTCATAATATACCATATCCTTTTGGAACAGAACATATAAATATTAAGAAAGAATTTTCAGAATATCTTGGTGTATCTAAAAGATTTGGAATGGCACAAGCACTTCAGTATCTGGGAATGGAACTTATAGGTACACACCATCGTGGCATAGATGATGCTCGGAATATTGCAGCTATCTATAAGTATATGAAAACCAAAAAACTAAGCTGA
- a CDS encoding glycosyltransferase family 4 protein: MPAQIYHLIAFLVAAVVVLWTTPDVKNIGIKSGRLDRPGDRKIHDRPMVRLGGVSIFAGTIISLMVVWWLGGFNNLSPEKEWQIWGVILGGLGFFLIGLADDLLSLSPLGRLIIQVIVAAGAWKAGVSIDFVTVPLMGIVDLNWLSLPITVIWLVGMVNAINWIDGLDGLAAGVSGIAAVVMLLVSLFMHQPAAALIAAALAGAALGFLRYNFNPAQIFMGDGGSYFMGFTLAAVGVIGLVKIPAFTAVILPYLILAVPIVDMSAVILSRIRRGKLPWVADKRHLHHRLLQAGLSHRWTVLFIYTLTLWVGSLALVLAGVPSSIAYACGSTSLLTYVIWRAWKVSQQK, translated from the coding sequence ATGCCTGCTCAGATTTATCATCTGATTGCCTTTTTGGTGGCGGCGGTGGTCGTTCTCTGGACTACGCCTGATGTAAAAAATATTGGTATAAAAAGTGGACGTTTAGACAGACCAGGCGATCGCAAAATTCATGACCGTCCAATGGTGCGTCTAGGAGGGGTTTCTATCTTTGCGGGTACGATAATTTCTCTCATGGTTGTTTGGTGGTTGGGTGGATTTAACAACCTTTCTCCCGAAAAAGAATGGCAAATTTGGGGCGTTATTTTAGGTGGTCTAGGCTTTTTCTTGATTGGTTTAGCGGATGATTTATTAAGCCTGTCTCCTTTGGGACGCTTAATTATACAAGTTATTGTGGCTGCTGGTGCTTGGAAAGCAGGTGTCAGCATAGATTTCGTTACTGTTCCCTTGATGGGGATAGTTGACCTCAACTGGCTGAGTTTGCCCATCACAGTTATATGGTTAGTGGGGATGGTAAACGCCATTAACTGGATTGATGGTTTGGATGGGTTAGCAGCTGGAGTTTCGGGAATTGCGGCTGTGGTGATGCTACTTGTGTCCTTGTTTATGCACCAGCCAGCAGCAGCTTTAATTGCAGCCGCCTTAGCTGGTGCAGCTTTGGGATTTCTCCGCTACAATTTCAACCCCGCACAAATCTTTATGGGTGATGGCGGGTCTTATTTTATGGGCTTCACTTTGGCGGCTGTGGGTGTCATTGGTTTGGTAAAAATCCCGGCGTTTACGGCTGTAATTTTGCCTTATTTAATTTTGGCAGTTCCCATTGTCGATATGTCGGCGGTAATTCTGTCTCGTATCCGTCGTGGAAAATTGCCTTGGGTGGCTGATAAACGCCATCTCCACCATCGATTACTACAAGCTGGTTTATCCCATCGCTGGACGGTATTGTTTATTTATACCTTGACTTTGTGGGTAGGTAGTCTAGCGTTAGTTTTGGCTGGTGTACCCAGTAGCATTGCTTATGCTTGTGGTTCCACATCACTTTTAACTTATGTGATTTGGAGAGCGTGGAAAGTTTCTCAGCAAAAGTAA